The proteins below are encoded in one region of Actinomycetota bacterium:
- a CDS encoding MFS transporter, translated as MIKRGLALIFQRRDFGLLMGVQFLAQAGDGLFQTAVAKAVAFGGQKGFDVESASSVDELITIVLFLFVPYTFISPFLGVVIDRWDRRKLLFASNMLRAVLVGLIAIVGVQTTAEEPVTGLAGTEVLPSVFLFLVFMLTLACTRVMLATKSAALPATLDGSSLVEANAVSQLGGALFQLGAAGMAFIASTILPSWPIVLAGAVVYGAAAVLAMAMRKAGEPQEAGRLRQEVARVARSIAAGVREVARTPKAAASISTYLWLRFLWSFTIVGVAFIARELVADDDLQVLVLTGGAGAVGAVLGFVFAGRLHARVRTTGMLVLSASALAGVAVAVLGGLEMKASIALLTFFLGFGFFLGKISLDTMVQEALGDDFRGRAFSLYDIAYNLAWVAAAVVMKLFYDADTRGALIASMGLVFLAGLALLGRWFKRAGLLAPSESAAL; from the coding sequence ATGATTAAGCGAGGCCTCGCGCTGATCTTCCAGCGGCGCGACTTCGGATTGTTGATGGGGGTCCAGTTCCTCGCTCAAGCAGGAGACGGGCTGTTCCAGACCGCGGTCGCGAAGGCCGTCGCCTTCGGGGGACAGAAGGGCTTCGACGTCGAGAGCGCCAGCAGCGTCGACGAGCTGATCACCATCGTGCTGTTCCTCTTCGTGCCGTACACGTTCATCAGCCCCTTCCTCGGCGTGGTGATCGACCGCTGGGACCGAAGGAAGCTGCTGTTCGCGTCGAACATGTTGCGCGCCGTCCTTGTCGGGCTCATCGCGATAGTCGGCGTGCAGACGACCGCGGAAGAACCCGTGACCGGCCTTGCCGGGACCGAGGTCTTACCGTCGGTCTTTCTGTTCCTGGTGTTCATGCTGACGCTCGCCTGCACCCGCGTGATGCTCGCGACGAAGTCCGCGGCGCTGCCGGCGACGTTGGATGGTTCTTCGCTGGTGGAGGCGAACGCGGTCTCACAGCTGGGCGGCGCGCTCTTCCAACTCGGAGCCGCGGGGATGGCGTTCATCGCGTCCACGATCCTGCCGTCGTGGCCGATCGTGCTCGCCGGCGCGGTGGTCTACGGAGCCGCAGCGGTGCTGGCGATGGCGATGCGAAAGGCGGGCGAGCCACAGGAGGCAGGTCGGCTGCGCCAGGAGGTTGCTCGGGTTGCTCGCAGCATCGCGGCGGGCGTGCGCGAGGTGGCGCGGACACCCAAGGCCGCCGCGTCCATCAGCACGTATCTGTGGCTGAGGTTCCTATGGAGCTTCACGATCGTGGGAGTCGCGTTCATCGCACGGGAGCTGGTGGCGGACGACGACCTGCAGGTCCTGGTCCTTACCGGCGGAGCGGGGGCGGTCGGCGCGGTGCTCGGCTTCGTCTTCGCGGGGAGACTGCACGCTCGCGTCCGCACGACCGGGATGTTGGTGCTGAGCGCTTCGGCCCTCGCGGGGGTGGCGGTGGCGGTGCTCGGCGGTCTCGAGATGAAGGCGTCGATCGCGCTGTTGACGTTCTTCCTCGGGTTCGGGTTCTTCCTCGGGAAGATCTCTCTCGACACGATGGTGCAGGAGGCGCTGGGCGACGACTTCCGCGGTCGGGCGTTCTCGCTGTACGACATCGCTTACAACCTTGCCTGGGTCGCGGCCGCCGTCGTGATGAAGCTCTTCTACGACGCGGATACGCGCGGCGCATTGATCGCATCGATGGGCCTGGTGTTCCTGGCCGGGCTCGCTCTTCTCGGGCGCTGGTTCAAACGCGCCGGTCTTCTAGCACCTTCTGAGAGTGCAGCGCTCTAG
- a CDS encoding sulfotransferase codes for MSVDKKALRKSLRTNFNPGPRDYLNRAVLRARQAAHLPALAAGKTLDRPIFIIGAPRSGTSMLYAILRASAHLAHWPGEAHEVWEADHHPALRGWESNALTTADADPATTARIRREFFLVTGPNKRLIDKTPRNALRVPFIDAIFPDARYIFLQRDGRDNINSLINAWRTPRYRTYQLPEPHAVPGVDPKWWKFTLYPGWRDDARGPLEVVCAKQWKLSYDYALAALEEVPPERWLRVSYEDLVEAPEDEVGRIMSFLGLEYEAEVRAKAVAARSKPVNVVTPPERGKWRRENRAEIEAVASLIAPTMEALGYGD; via the coding sequence ATGAGCGTCGACAAGAAGGCGCTGCGCAAGAGCCTGCGAACGAACTTCAATCCAGGGCCGCGCGACTATCTCAACCGTGCCGTGCTGCGCGCCAGACAGGCCGCGCACCTCCCTGCCCTCGCCGCGGGAAAGACGCTCGACCGCCCGATCTTCATCATCGGGGCGCCGCGGTCCGGGACATCGATGCTGTACGCGATCCTGCGCGCCTCGGCGCACCTCGCGCACTGGCCGGGCGAGGCACACGAGGTGTGGGAGGCGGACCATCACCCCGCCCTCCGTGGGTGGGAATCGAACGCTCTCACCACGGCGGATGCCGATCCGGCCACCACCGCGCGCATCCGGCGAGAGTTCTTTCTCGTCACCGGACCTAACAAGCGCCTGATCGACAAGACCCCGAGGAACGCTTTACGCGTCCCGTTCATCGACGCGATCTTTCCCGACGCGCGCTATATCTTTTTGCAGCGGGATGGGCGCGACAACATCAACTCCTTGATCAACGCGTGGCGGACGCCTCGCTACCGCACCTACCAGTTGCCGGAGCCGCACGCCGTACCGGGCGTCGACCCGAAGTGGTGGAAGTTCACGCTGTATCCAGGCTGGCGCGACGACGCGCGCGGCCCCCTCGAGGTCGTGTGCGCGAAACAGTGGAAGCTGTCCTATGACTACGCTCTCGCTGCGCTCGAAGAGGTCCCACCCGAACGGTGGCTCAGGGTCAGCTACGAGGACCTCGTCGAAGCGCCCGAAGACGAGGTGGGTCGCATCATGTCGTTCCTGGGCTTGGAGTACGAAGCAGAGGTGCGAGCCAAGGCCGTGGCGGCGCGGAGCAAGCCGGTGAACGTCGTTACGCCGCCGGAGCGGGGCAAGTGGCGGCGCGAGAACCGCGCCGAGATCGAAGCCGTCGCGTCCCTGATAGCCCCGACGATGGAGGCTCTGGGTTATGGAGACTGA
- a CDS encoding oligosaccharide flippase family protein, whose amino-acid sequence MSQPEEKRLSTETAADIKVVAKGGAVQLAGQVTQRLLSFGFGAIFTRILGPGAYGLYRQVSQILANSSQVGLAGFNYGAMRFITSARARGDHAAVKGSLRVSLLASGMASIIVFAALLVFADTIAAAFADTTEQRGDFARLIRLGAAYVPLFALLQVLRYATQAYKTMVPSVTAGNIVQPIARFMLGVTVLVLGFDVAGAVVSLTVSVGLAVLVIAWYLRRMLTEEERAAKPAARVGPLVRFALPQAGASLLGIQTLGLGILLLGALSTDEAAGYFAIALSLQGPGNVFLGGIVNIWAPVVSDLHEKREIARLDSLYKTINRWIATFSFPVFAALILEPDVFVLFYGEDAAGAIPVVALLAIGNIFYTGTGPTGYVISMTGHPGVNFANSAVAVALYIGLGYLVVPRYGVVGMAVVDLGVTAAINLVRVIEAKLLVGVQPFGRNFIKPVVATAVAAGVLLASRVVTGDRTLLEVAAIAVAAVVYVVTLKVLGLDEEERLVWKRIRKRAFKRGGGQKSDEGSGG is encoded by the coding sequence GTGAGCCAGCCGGAGGAGAAGCGACTTTCGACCGAGACCGCCGCCGACATCAAGGTCGTGGCGAAGGGCGGCGCGGTCCAACTGGCGGGTCAGGTCACCCAGCGACTGCTCTCCTTCGGATTCGGCGCGATCTTCACGAGGATCCTCGGACCCGGTGCCTACGGGCTGTACCGGCAGGTCTCGCAGATCCTGGCCAACTCGTCGCAGGTCGGTCTCGCCGGCTTCAACTACGGAGCGATGCGCTTCATCACGAGCGCCCGGGCGCGTGGTGATCACGCGGCCGTTAAAGGAAGCCTGCGGGTGTCGCTGCTGGCGTCCGGGATGGCCTCGATCATCGTTTTCGCAGCGCTCCTCGTCTTCGCCGATACGATCGCCGCCGCTTTCGCTGACACGACCGAGCAACGGGGGGACTTCGCCCGACTGATCCGGCTTGGCGCTGCGTATGTGCCGCTGTTCGCTCTCCTCCAGGTGCTCCGGTACGCGACGCAGGCCTACAAGACGATGGTTCCGTCGGTCACCGCCGGGAACATCGTGCAGCCGATCGCCCGCTTCATGCTCGGTGTCACAGTTCTTGTGCTCGGATTCGACGTCGCCGGCGCCGTGGTCAGCCTGACCGTCAGTGTAGGACTCGCGGTGCTGGTCATCGCTTGGTACCTGCGTCGGATGCTCACGGAGGAAGAGCGCGCCGCGAAGCCTGCGGCGCGGGTGGGGCCGCTGGTGAGGTTCGCTCTCCCGCAAGCGGGTGCCTCACTCCTTGGGATCCAAACGCTCGGGTTGGGGATCCTGCTCCTCGGCGCGCTCAGCACCGACGAAGCGGCCGGTTACTTCGCTATCGCGCTGTCCTTGCAGGGTCCCGGGAACGTCTTCCTCGGCGGGATCGTCAACATCTGGGCTCCGGTGGTCTCGGACCTGCACGAGAAGCGGGAGATCGCTCGTCTGGATTCGCTGTACAAGACGATCAACCGCTGGATCGCGACGTTCTCGTTTCCGGTCTTCGCGGCGTTGATCCTGGAGCCGGACGTCTTCGTCTTGTTCTACGGAGAGGATGCCGCGGGAGCGATCCCGGTGGTCGCGCTGCTCGCGATCGGAAACATCTTCTATACCGGAACCGGCCCGACCGGGTACGTCATCTCGATGACCGGACATCCCGGTGTGAACTTCGCCAACTCCGCGGTGGCCGTGGCTCTCTACATCGGGCTCGGCTACCTGGTCGTGCCGCGGTACGGCGTCGTCGGCATGGCGGTAGTGGATCTGGGGGTCACGGCAGCGATCAATCTGGTCCGAGTGATCGAAGCCAAATTGCTCGTGGGCGTTCAACCGTTCGGGCGGAACTTCATCAAGCCGGTTGTAGCGACCGCGGTTGCCGCGGGTGTTCTACTCGCCTCGCGGGTCGTGACCGGCGACCGCACGCTGCTCGAGGTCGCCGCGATCGCGGTTGCGGCAGTCGTCTACGTCGTCACGCTCAAGGTGTTGGGGCTGGACGAGGAGGAGCGGCTCGTGTGGAAGCGGATCCGCAAGCGCGCGTTCAAGCGCGGCGGTGGCCAGAAGTCCGATGAAGGCTCCGGCGGATGA
- a CDS encoding alkaline phosphatase family protein — MSKRVLVVAAVGVLVAVAGAYALRAPAGLPENLPTQDEMAADIGADIMTNLYRGHVPGRSGELMLVPRPHNFLIGEWDLTTLGTDEPTMSTSHPNPWNYLARVPIIVHGPRWAERGAVLDDEVDISNIAPTYAEVLGGVEGLEDVSAPLPGIQRSHGRCRDGRLPKPGSGPCVVFPKVIFTVVIDGGGWNALQQHADAWPFMDKLRDSSTTYTNAHIGSAPSITGALHATFGTGLYPIDHGIPGNQMRAPDGENTDTWLQNADPRYLDAPTVSELWDEQNANKPVVATVSYEGWHLGMIGHGAQRDGGDKDIAVLWEAHDLEADQAVSEWWINEEYYELPEYLQETDLETLETYEELLDPRDGLVDDTWYGHTLEQFQDPENGQLRPGTPAFVRFTGDAVIDVMRNENVGRDAVTDMFWVEMKMPDYAGHAWNVINAEQEDVIRETDRQIARMKAELDRTVGRGNYLFVISADHGQEPLPDVSGGWRINSKELQRDVEEQFGNIIEKVTPVDIYLDRDALEEADVDLAEVAGYIGAYTIGDNIPEGKPGEDRVPEGRLDELLFAGAFATEYLSSLSADKIEGFGDGTYPESDLYLPFDQDVTAP, encoded by the coding sequence TTGTCCAAGCGCGTCCTCGTCGTTGCCGCAGTAGGCGTTCTGGTAGCCGTCGCCGGCGCCTACGCCTTGCGCGCTCCGGCAGGACTTCCGGAGAACCTACCCACCCAAGATGAGATGGCCGCCGACATCGGCGCCGACATCATGACGAACCTTTACCGGGGCCACGTCCCCGGAAGGTCGGGCGAACTCATGCTCGTGCCGAGGCCGCACAACTTCTTGATCGGCGAGTGGGATCTCACCACCCTCGGCACCGACGAGCCCACGATGAGCACGTCACATCCCAATCCGTGGAACTATCTCGCGAGGGTGCCGATCATCGTGCACGGGCCGCGCTGGGCGGAACGCGGCGCGGTCTTGGACGACGAGGTCGACATCTCGAACATCGCCCCGACGTACGCGGAAGTCTTGGGCGGTGTCGAGGGGTTGGAGGACGTTTCTGCGCCACTTCCCGGCATCCAGAGATCTCATGGGCGCTGTCGGGACGGCCGTCTCCCGAAACCGGGATCCGGGCCCTGCGTGGTCTTTCCGAAGGTCATCTTCACGGTGGTGATCGACGGCGGGGGCTGGAATGCGCTTCAGCAGCACGCGGATGCGTGGCCCTTTATGGACAAGTTACGAGATTCCTCGACCACCTACACGAACGCCCACATCGGGTCAGCCCCTTCGATCACGGGCGCCTTGCACGCAACCTTCGGCACCGGCCTGTACCCGATAGATCACGGGATCCCCGGCAACCAGATGCGCGCGCCCGACGGCGAGAACACCGACACCTGGCTGCAGAACGCCGATCCGCGGTACCTGGACGCTCCCACCGTCTCGGAGCTGTGGGACGAGCAGAACGCGAACAAGCCGGTGGTCGCCACGGTGTCGTACGAGGGCTGGCACCTCGGGATGATCGGTCACGGCGCGCAACGGGACGGAGGCGACAAGGACATCGCGGTGTTGTGGGAGGCCCACGACCTCGAGGCCGACCAGGCGGTGAGCGAGTGGTGGATCAACGAGGAGTACTACGAGCTGCCGGAATACCTGCAGGAGACGGACCTGGAGACGCTCGAGACTTACGAGGAGCTACTGGACCCACGCGACGGACTCGTCGACGACACCTGGTACGGCCACACGCTCGAACAGTTCCAAGATCCAGAGAACGGGCAGCTGCGGCCGGGGACGCCGGCGTTCGTTCGATTTACCGGCGACGCAGTGATCGACGTGATGCGCAACGAGAACGTGGGCCGCGACGCCGTCACAGACATGTTCTGGGTCGAGATGAAGATGCCCGACTATGCCGGACACGCGTGGAACGTGATCAACGCCGAGCAAGAGGACGTGATCCGCGAGACCGACAGGCAGATCGCGCGGATGAAGGCCGAGCTGGACCGGACGGTCGGAAGAGGCAACTACCTATTCGTCATCAGCGCCGACCACGGTCAGGAGCCCCTTCCCGATGTGAGCGGGGGGTGGCGGATCAACTCGAAGGAGCTGCAGCGCGACGTCGAGGAGCAGTTCGGCAACATCATCGAGAAGGTCACTCCCGTCGACATCTATCTCGATCGTGACGCTCTCGAGGAAGCTGATGTCGACCTCGCCGAGGTCGCCGGCTACATCGGGGCGTACACGATCGGCGACAACATCCCGGAGGGGAAGCCGGGTGAAGACCGGGTGCCGGAGGGGCGTCTCGACGAGCTGCTGTTCGCGGGCGCCTTCGCGACCGAGTACCTATCGTCGCTCAGCGCCGACAAGATCGAGGGCTTCGGTGACGGGACCTACCCGGAGAGCGATCTCTACTTGCCGTTCGATCAAGACGTGACCGCGCCGTAA
- a CDS encoding TIGR03943 family protein — MRWSPRAVAGAAALAAWAGLFWFLMATGRTNLYLSSRTDWVVPVGAIILTISAAGRFVSARSETPHPLSPKDAWGIGVIILPVVAVLALPPASLSSFAASRRSSFATAGFSSSPEQVATGELSLSDVAGALRSEEAMTALVGRAGSDVDFTGFVTRDPGAAADEFTLTRFLISCCVADALSVEVRVVGAPPGEFEKDQWVRVTGKIYPLGDEVIVDARSVEAVERPEKPYLNP; from the coding sequence ATGAGGTGGAGCCCGCGTGCAGTCGCCGGCGCCGCCGCGTTGGCGGCATGGGCGGGGCTGTTCTGGTTCTTGATGGCGACAGGCCGGACGAACCTCTATCTCTCGTCGCGGACGGACTGGGTCGTCCCGGTGGGCGCGATCATCCTCACGATCTCTGCCGCCGGCCGTTTCGTGTCGGCTCGTTCGGAGACGCCCCACCCACTGTCACCGAAGGACGCATGGGGCATAGGCGTGATCATCCTGCCGGTGGTCGCCGTTCTCGCGCTTCCACCTGCGTCGCTGTCGTCGTTCGCCGCGTCCCGCCGCTCTAGCTTCGCGACCGCCGGTTTCAGCTCCTCACCCGAGCAGGTGGCCACCGGAGAGCTGTCACTGTCCGACGTCGCGGGCGCGCTGCGATCCGAGGAGGCGATGACCGCGCTGGTCGGTCGCGCCGGTAGCGACGTCGACTTCACGGGATTCGTCACCAGAGACCCTGGGGCAGCCGCGGACGAGTTCACGCTCACGCGCTTCTTGATCTCCTGCTGTGTGGCCGATGCGCTGAGCGTCGAGGTGCGGGTCGTCGGCGCGCCGCCGGGCGAGTTCGAGAAGGACCAGTGGGTGCGGGTAACCGGGAAGATCTATCCGCTAGGGGACGAGGTGATCGTGGACGCGCGCTCCGTGGAGGCAGTCGAGCGTCCGGAGAAGCCTTATCTGAACCCATAG
- a CDS encoding alkaline phosphatase family protein, which translates to MQRSSKLLAGAALVAASVVIASFVGLFDREGTLPSFEGQSCSLPPDYLERTQRGYFGARSGQIALLPAEPAYMASGGGGWSHSGPWPYLQDVPLVFYGPGVVEPLGEVDRPVTLADVAPTIMRMLRASLQTEGGDPLDEVASFSGRVLRRPPPKLILTMVWDGGGWNTLRQWPETWPNLARIMREGVSYTRATVGSNPSVTPAVHSTLGTGEFPSIHGITGVPVRDEEGVVVDAFLKGESSRFLQIPTIAERWDEQQANEALVGMVGYEPWHLGMIGKGAEADGGDKDHAVWLNVETNEWITNPAHYRLPPSIAQTRGLEQDLEELDSADGAADGAWRGNEILDSPDRVEETPAFIRYHARAMMNLIREEGYGDDAITDLLFTNFKQIDRVGHYFNMASQEVRDSVIETDVQLGEILSFLDEEVGRGEWVVVLTADHGQQPDAAAIDGYGIDPREVEADLRDEFGPVVTAVWPTEVFLDDAQMAKLGVSVEEVARFLGDYRLADNTQRPDMLVGGAGRFHSQDRIFAMALPAAMLPEIRC; encoded by the coding sequence GTGCAGCGCTCTAGCAAGCTGCTAGCGGGGGCCGCTCTGGTGGCCGCCTCGGTCGTGATCGCCAGCTTCGTCGGGTTGTTCGACCGGGAGGGAACGCTTCCGTCGTTCGAGGGACAGTCGTGCTCGCTACCCCCCGATTACCTCGAGCGCACGCAGCGGGGTTATTTCGGTGCTCGCTCCGGGCAGATCGCGCTGCTCCCGGCGGAGCCCGCCTACATGGCCAGTGGAGGAGGCGGCTGGAGTCACTCCGGGCCGTGGCCCTACCTGCAGGACGTGCCGCTCGTCTTCTACGGGCCCGGGGTCGTCGAGCCTCTGGGCGAAGTAGATCGCCCGGTAACTCTCGCGGATGTAGCTCCGACCATCATGAGGATGCTGCGCGCATCTCTGCAGACGGAGGGCGGCGACCCGCTGGACGAGGTCGCGAGCTTCAGCGGCCGGGTGCTGCGCCGCCCGCCCCCGAAGCTCATCTTGACGATGGTGTGGGACGGCGGAGGGTGGAACACCCTGCGCCAGTGGCCGGAGACGTGGCCGAACCTGGCGCGCATCATGCGCGAAGGCGTGTCCTACACCCGCGCCACGGTTGGGTCGAACCCTTCGGTGACCCCCGCGGTGCACTCGACGCTAGGAACCGGAGAGTTCCCCAGCATCCACGGGATCACCGGCGTACCGGTGCGCGACGAAGAGGGGGTGGTCGTAGACGCGTTCTTGAAAGGTGAGTCGTCACGGTTCCTGCAGATCCCGACGATCGCGGAGAGGTGGGACGAGCAGCAGGCGAACGAGGCGCTGGTGGGGATGGTCGGGTACGAGCCATGGCACCTCGGGATGATCGGCAAGGGAGCCGAGGCCGACGGCGGCGACAAGGACCACGCCGTTTGGCTGAACGTCGAAACGAACGAGTGGATCACGAACCCGGCGCACTACCGGCTGCCACCGTCGATCGCTCAGACGCGGGGGCTCGAGCAGGATCTCGAGGAGCTCGATAGTGCAGACGGGGCAGCCGACGGTGCATGGAGGGGCAACGAGATCCTCGATTCGCCGGATCGCGTGGAAGAGACGCCCGCGTTCATCAGGTACCACGCCAGGGCGATGATGAACTTGATCCGCGAGGAGGGGTACGGCGACGACGCCATCACCGATCTGTTGTTCACGAACTTCAAGCAGATCGATCGCGTCGGTCACTACTTCAACATGGCGTCACAAGAGGTGCGGGACTCGGTCATCGAGACCGATGTGCAGCTCGGAGAGATCTTGTCCTTCCTGGATGAAGAGGTTGGGCGCGGCGAGTGGGTGGTGGTTCTGACGGCCGATCACGGCCAGCAGCCGGATGCCGCGGCCATCGACGGGTATGGGATCGACCCGCGGGAGGTCGAGGCGGACCTGCGCGACGAATTCGGCCCCGTCGTAACCGCGGTATGGCCGACCGAGGTGTTTCTCGATGATGCCCAGATGGCAAAGCTGGGCGTCTCGGTGGAGGAGGTGGCCAGATTCCTGGGTGACTACCGGCTCGCCGACAACACGCAGCGTCCGGACATGCTGGTGGGAGGGGCCGGCAGGTTCCACTCCCAAGACCGGATCTTCGCGATGGCGTTACCGGCCGCGATGTTGCCGGAGATCCGATGCTAG
- a CDS encoding permease, whose translation MVDVAQPLPKRAASAAPAASVVLGLAALGALLHLTDPGRIAAAQNFLLVFSSLLIEAVPFVLLGALVSALIEVFVPVSVFEKLTGLPRPLQLPASALAGFAFPVCECGSVPVARRLAAKGLAPSAAITFMLAAPILNPVVIASTFIAYRGRESLWAMVLGRSALGLLAAVAVGWVIGSRTGSEVLRARPGSGGGHTHSGGSRWGAFFGHLSGDFVFMGRYLVLGAAVAAALQTFVPQTVIGSIAGAPVISLLAMMGLAFLLSLCSESDAFVAASFVQFGVGAQLAFLVFGPMVDTKLGFLYSATFSKGFFRVVVVTVAAVTLVGALWIEVVVG comes from the coding sequence ATGGTGGACGTCGCTCAGCCTCTCCCGAAGAGGGCGGCCTCCGCCGCGCCGGCGGCATCGGTCGTTCTGGGTCTGGCCGCTCTCGGCGCGCTGTTGCATCTGACGGACCCCGGGCGGATCGCGGCGGCGCAGAACTTCCTGCTTGTTTTCAGCTCGCTGTTGATCGAGGCCGTCCCGTTCGTGCTCCTCGGCGCGCTCGTGTCGGCGCTGATCGAGGTGTTCGTGCCGGTGTCGGTCTTCGAGAAGCTCACGGGGCTGCCGCGGCCCCTCCAACTCCCCGCGTCAGCGCTCGCCGGATTCGCCTTCCCCGTCTGCGAATGCGGATCGGTCCCGGTGGCACGACGGCTCGCTGCGAAAGGTCTGGCTCCGTCGGCGGCGATCACGTTCATGCTCGCGGCTCCGATCCTCAACCCCGTCGTGATCGCGTCCACGTTCATCGCCTACCGCGGCCGCGAGAGCCTGTGGGCGATGGTGCTCGGCCGCAGCGCGTTGGGCCTCCTGGCCGCCGTTGCGGTCGGGTGGGTCATCGGGTCCAGAACCGGTTCTGAAGTTCTGCGCGCGCGGCCCGGCTCCGGCGGCGGTCACACCCACAGTGGCGGCTCCCGCTGGGGTGCCTTCTTCGGACACCTCTCAGGCGACTTCGTCTTCATGGGCCGCTACCTCGTCCTGGGAGCGGCCGTCGCCGCGGCCCTTCAGACCTTCGTGCCGCAGACGGTGATCGGTTCGATCGCCGGCGCTCCGGTGATCAGCCTCCTGGCGATGATGGGGCTCGCGTTCCTGCTCTCGCTGTGCTCCGAGTCCGATGCGTTCGTCGCCGCGTCCTTCGTCCAGTTCGGGGTGGGTGCGCAGCTGGCGTTCCTGGTGTTCGGCCCCATGGTCGACACCAAACTCGGTTTTCTCTACAGCGCGACCTTCAGCAAGGGGTTCTTCAGAGTCGTGGTCGTGACGGTGGCCGCGGTGACGCTCGTGGGCGCGCTCTGGATCGAGGTGGTAGTCGGATGA
- a CDS encoding O-antigen ligase family protein, which yields MLERLDRLPAASASTQARLLWLVVGVATVVGVAGWATQTLTGGVIALWSFCLAAAALAFVLPFPLALVSPLYMGILGWLVDMLPLVILCGWAAVVTRWVIVLVTDRRLPRGGRWIWLPIGLLVWTALGVLVITSLDFKHFLLLLAIQVLASGAVLAVVDQVDSLEDRSRIVSGIGGFIVVLSVAVFLQWIGVNLETLQDGEVRRRVEAAYGLDAFPNNIGMIKYARSVKAGSLELRQKLDRVAEGAPDLPAFEVFRPKFQAYENSLVVRFEGSARDHEDALAQAGVRLLYDNVGLAPANTVPRMRSFPRNALTYAGICAALFPLAFFLVWTGRRRIGWAIVVACLFGAGFSLARGAWVAIALGIVYLLVDGLISRRHKGTMVIAFLAGAIVLTGVFLFKYKVDPLTGRAGGGASVTTRDELYRDTFALVRNNPIYALLGYGTEQPRTESGTTKEGTRYVPPAGTHSTYLNYLFRTGVPGALMILALYVTAGLHARAAARGREGDERMFATLATAAVVIAAAHAVILSLYVEPIYTLVISLVLGVAMAGSWQLPRSVWPWRRGPSSA from the coding sequence GTGCTCGAGCGCCTGGATCGTCTTCCTGCCGCGTCCGCCTCCACCCAAGCGCGCCTTCTGTGGCTGGTCGTCGGGGTTGCAACGGTAGTGGGCGTTGCCGGGTGGGCCACGCAGACGCTGACCGGCGGCGTGATCGCGCTGTGGAGCTTCTGCCTCGCGGCGGCCGCTCTTGCCTTCGTCCTGCCGTTCCCGCTCGCCCTCGTCTCCCCCCTGTACATGGGGATCCTCGGGTGGCTCGTGGACATGCTGCCGCTCGTGATCCTGTGTGGGTGGGCGGCCGTAGTGACCCGTTGGGTCATCGTGCTCGTGACGGACCGCAGGCTCCCGCGCGGCGGTCGTTGGATCTGGTTGCCGATCGGGCTCTTGGTGTGGACCGCGCTGGGCGTCCTGGTCATCACGTCTCTGGACTTCAAGCATTTCCTGTTGCTGCTGGCGATCCAGGTCCTCGCTTCGGGCGCGGTCCTGGCGGTCGTGGATCAGGTCGACTCGCTCGAAGACCGATCCCGCATCGTGTCTGGCATCGGCGGCTTCATCGTTGTGTTGTCGGTCGCGGTGTTCCTCCAGTGGATCGGGGTGAACCTCGAGACCTTGCAGGACGGCGAGGTACGTCGACGGGTAGAGGCCGCCTATGGCCTCGATGCGTTCCCCAACAACATCGGGATGATCAAGTACGCCCGCTCGGTGAAGGCAGGGTCGTTGGAGCTGCGCCAGAAGCTGGACCGTGTCGCAGAAGGGGCGCCGGACCTGCCGGCGTTCGAGGTGTTCCGCCCCAAGTTCCAGGCCTACGAGAACAGTCTCGTGGTGCGCTTTGAAGGCTCGGCACGTGACCACGAAGACGCGTTGGCGCAGGCCGGTGTCCGGCTCCTCTACGACAACGTCGGGCTTGCGCCGGCGAACACCGTGCCGCGGATGAGGTCGTTCCCGCGCAACGCGCTTACGTACGCCGGCATCTGCGCTGCTCTTTTCCCACTCGCGTTCTTCCTGGTGTGGACGGGGCGGCGGCGGATCGGCTGGGCGATCGTCGTGGCGTGTCTATTCGGCGCCGGTTTCTCACTGGCGCGGGGGGCGTGGGTCGCGATCGCCCTGGGCATCGTCTACCTGCTGGTGGACGGCCTGATCTCCAGACGCCACAAGGGAACGATGGTTATCGCCTTTCTTGCGGGGGCGATCGTGCTCACGGGCGTGTTCCTGTTCAAGTACAAGGTCGACCCGTTGACCGGACGCGCCGGCGGAGGAGCCAGCGTCACCACGCGTGACGAGCTGTACCGGGACACGTTCGCCCTCGTGAGGAACAACCCCATATACGCGCTGCTCGGCTACGGGACCGAGCAGCCTCGCACCGAGAGCGGCACGACCAAGGAAGGCACGCGCTACGTCCCACCGGCGGGAACGCACTCGACGTATCTCAACTACCTCTTCAGGACAGGTGTCCCGGGCGCGCTCATGATCCTGGCCCTGTACGTCACGGCGGGTCTCCATGCCCGAGCCGCAGCGCGCGGGCGCGAGGGCGACGAACGGATGTTCGCGACGCTCGCGACCGCGGCCGTCGTCATCGCCGCCGCACATGCGGTCATCCTGAGCCTCTACGTCGAGCCGATCTACACGCTCGTCATCTCGTTGGTGCTGGGCGTGGCGATGGCAGGTTCGTGGCAACTCCCGCGGTCGGTGTGGCCGTGGCGTCGAGGTCCTAGCTCGGCGTGA